In one Carassius auratus strain Wakin unplaced genomic scaffold, ASM336829v1 scaf_tig00216387, whole genome shotgun sequence genomic region, the following are encoded:
- the LOC113097899 gene encoding gastrula zinc finger protein XlCGF8.2DB-like, with product MALIKEEREDLTIEDSITVKREQTDLIALKEESQELDETEEKDQDDKHHDFVTEKHNRSQTKKKVSLRKRAQKTGSRSRFTCKHCGKSFSQHEHLKIHMRDHTGEKPFTCQQCGKSFDQKRAFTVHMRIHTDSAFTCQQCGKCYSRKENLRYHMRVHTGEKPFICRHCGKGFTRRGSLESHARIHTGVKPYTCSQCGRSFTHRPTLNAHQRTHTGEKPYTCSQCGRSFDQLGNLNVHMRIHTGENPFSCKQCEKSFSRKGNLDVHMRIHTGDSPYTCQQCGMSFTQKGNLNIHIRLHTGEKPFACQQCKKSFTYQRDLKRHLQIHSRKQSKCRPVWQEVYKIEQF from the coding sequence ACCTGATTGCACTGAAAGAGGAGAGTCAAGAACTGGATGAAACGGAAGAGAAAGATCAGGATGACAAACATCATGATTTTGTAACTGAAAAGCATAATCGCtcgcagacaaaaaaaaaagtttccttacGAAAAAGAGCTCAGAAGACAGGATCTAGGAGTCGTTTTACCTGCAAACACTGTGGGAAAAGTTTCAGTCAACATGAACATCTTAAAATCCACATGAGAgatcacactggagagaagcccttcacctgccaacagtgtggaaagagttttgacCAAAAAAGAGCCTTTACGgtccacatgaggattcacactgACAGCGcattcacctgccaacagtgtggaaaatgTTACAGCAGAAAAGAAAACCTTAGGTACCACATGAGAGTCCACACGGGAGAGAAGCCTTTCATCTGCAGACACTGTGGAAAAGGTTTCACTCGAAGAGGAAGCCTTGAAAGCCATGCAAGAATTCATACTGGAGTGAAGCCTTACACATGCTCTCAGTGTGGAAGAAGTTTTACACATAGACCAACTCTTAATGCCCACCAGAGAACTCACAcaggagagaagccttacacgtGTTCTCAGTGTGGAAGGAGTTTCGATCAACTTGGAAACCTTAatgtccacatgagaattcacactggagaaaaccCCTTTTCCTGCAAGCAGTGTGAAAAAAGTTTCAGTCGAAAAGGAAACCTTGATgtccacatgaggattcacactggagataGCCCTTACACTTGCCAACAGTGTGGAATGAGTTTCACACAAAAAGGAAACCTTAACATTCACATCAGACtacacactggagaaaagccgttTGCGTGCCAACAGTGTAAAAAGAGTTTCACATATCAAAGAGACCTGAAACGGCATTTGCAAATCCATTCTAGGAAGCAATCGAAGTGTCGACCAGTGTGGCAAGAGGTTTACAAAATAGAGCAATTTTAA